One Cystobacter ferrugineus genomic window, CTGGCCGAGGGCGTGTTCTCCTCCACGCCGGTGACGATGGCGCCCTTGTCCTGTTGCACCTTCAGGGCCCGGGCCAGCTCGGGCGTCAGATCCTGCACCGACACGCCCAGCCAACCTCGGCGGATCTTCCCCTTCTGCAACTGGGGCAGCAGCACCTGGGCCATGTTGGAGGGCACGGCGAAGCCAATGCCGGTACCAACGCCGACGATGGCGGTGTTGATGCCGATGACCTCGCCCCGGGCATTGAAGAGCGGCCCCCCCGAGTTGCCCGGATTGATGGCGGCATCCGTCTGCAGGAAATTGTCGTAGGGACCCGCCTGGATGTCGCGCGCCCGGGCCGAGAGGATGCCGGAGCTGACGCTGGAGGTGAGCCCGAACGGGTTGCCAATGGCCACCACGGGATCGCCCACGCGCACCTCGTCCGAGTCGCCGAGCCGGACGAAGGGCAGATCCTTCACGTTCCCCTGGAGCTTGATCAGCGCCAGGTCGGTGAGGGGATCCCTCCCGAGCACCTTCGCGTCGTACTCGCGGCCATCGTCGAGCCGCACGCGGATGGAGAAGGCGTTTTCCACGACGTGGTTGTTGGTGAGGATGAGTCCGTTCGGCTCGATGAGGAAACCCGAGCCCGCCCCCTGCTGGATGCGCTCGCGCGGCGCGGGTCCGCCCTCCCCGGGGAAGCCCGGCATGCCGAAGAAACGCTCGAACAGATCCCCATGATCCTGGAGCCCGGGAGACCGGACCCGGACGTCCACGTTGACCACGGAGCCCTTCACGGCCTCCACGAGGTCCGCGACGGAGACCAACTGCCCCGAGCCCCCCGTGGCCTGCTCCTCTTGCGGGAGGGGTCTGGCTGGCTGGGCCCCTTGCTCCACGGGCCGCGTGGCGTCCGGTGCCGGGGCGGGCGCCTCGCTCACGGCGGCGGGTGGAGGTGGGTTCGACTCCCGTTGACGGGACTCACAGCCGGTGGAGACGCTCAGCAGGAGCGCGTTGAACAGGAACAGGTGGAACCAGGCCGGACGGACGTGGGTCATCAAGGGGACTTCCTCCATGGGGGGAAGATGAGGACCCTGTCCGCGCATGCCCACCCTGGGCATGGGGATGGAGAGGAGCGAGCACGGAGATGACGGACAGCGAGACACCAGGAGAGC contains:
- a CDS encoding Do family serine endopeptidase; translated protein: MTHVRPAWFHLFLFNALLLSVSTGCESRQRESNPPPPAAVSEAPAPAPDATRPVEQGAQPARPLPQEEQATGGSGQLVSVADLVEAVKGSVVNVDVRVRSPGLQDHGDLFERFFGMPGFPGEGGPAPRERIQQGAGSGFLIEPNGLILTNNHVVENAFSIRVRLDDGREYDAKVLGRDPLTDLALIKLQGNVKDLPFVRLGDSDEVRVGDPVVAIGNPFGLTSSVSSGILSARARDIQAGPYDNFLQTDAAINPGNSGGPLFNARGEVIGINTAIVGVGTGIGFAVPSNMAQVLLPQLQKGKIRRGWLGVSVQDLTPELARALKVQQDKGAIVTGVEENTPSARAGLQQDDIITAVNGEPVESAHALTREIGFRSPDETVKLTVYRAGQPREVRVKLAERPDLEGSSTEPSGDEREESGRRLGMRLQDVDPRLVPGATRGALIIEVEPGSPAERAGLQPGMVIVEAGGRPVNNPREFAQAVRGQSPGSVLLLRVQLGESRLLRALTIPEER